The genomic stretch ATACCTACTTAAAGAGGCAAATTCAACTTAAACAGACTTTACATGGTGACTCTGCTAGAGCTAATGTAAATGCGCAACCAAGAAAAGTCAGAAATTGTCACGTTAAAATAAGTGAGAGAATTGGAGATTTGAAGCACCATGGAAGTTACATGTCATAAAGCCATAATAGGTTAATACAAAGGATGTATATGTTCTGTAAGGTTATGAATTGAAGTCAACAAATAGAGCAAAAGTCTTCATTCGGCCACTGGAGTATGTAGAGCATATTCCGAGTGTTGATCGGTGAAGAGGGACAATTTTCTTGAACCCTTCACCTATGCAGCATCCCCTCTTATACTAACCCTTCGGCCCTTGTTCCTTTGTAATACTAGGATGTCTAGCCAAGACACCCCTCCACAGCTCCACGTAACTTATCAAGTCTATTATGTTAACAGTTTCTACCCTTATCTAATACTCCAGACTGCAGCCCATCACTCCACAGCCACATATCTCAACCTTAGAGCTGCCAAAAAAACTACTAGTATTGATTATTAAACTGGTAGCAATCTCAATAGTTACACATAACCAAGACAGAGAATATTTAAATTAAATCTATCTCAAGAAACAACAAACATTTTAAGCGTCTTTCAAGTAAAATACTTTGGCACAATTTAAAAaccaaaatcttcaaaatactgAGTAGTTCTTTCTAGAAATGTCATTAACCCCTGAAGCATAAAGCATCCTTCTTGATGGCTGACGTTCAGAAAGGTTGAAGCCTtgaactaatactccctccattttattGAGTTAGCTCTATGGCCTCGCATTACCCGTCACAGAAAGTGAGCCAATGGGGCTAAATCTAGAATAGAGGGGGTACAAAATAGGAAATAATAATGGACGGATATCAAAGACAGAGAGAGATTCAAGGAAGAATAATTATCTCAATTCACCTCATAACTGCCACCAAGTTCCCAAGAACCATCCAGTCATGTAAAGGAGAATATCCTTAAGTATTAAGTATTATAACATTTAACATCAAGAATTAGGAAACATTAGCAACTTTGCGTATGCAAATCGATCTATTGAAACTTGGAAGGAATATTATATTATACGCAGTAATATATTATGGATCAGTCATAAACTCAATCTCCTCTGTTAGTAATTGCCTCTCACAATCAACCCTGTAAATAGTAATCTAAAAATATTTTATGATTGATGACACGACAAGTTTATAAgtttccttcaaaaaaaaaaaaagtttacaaGTGTCGTACCAAAGTAATACCATCCTAACATTTATTTGAAGGGTGACATACTATGATAAATTGATAACATATACAATTTCCTATGTTTGGATTCTTTGTGTTTTCAagagcaatttttttttttttaaaaaaaaaggtattAATATAATGggaaatttaacaaaaataacccaacctttAATATGTCTTCCTGaaataacccaaccttttaacttcaacaataataatccaacctttGTATTTTTGTCACAAAATTATCGTCCCAAAATCTCACCTAAAGTAATTTCTACCTAATATTGAGAAATGATATTTTGTAAAATAGTTTCataaatctttatataaaatttattttgcGATATCATACTTAAAAAAAATCataaccaaaaaaattgaaacattATAATTTCCTTAGTTataaatggaaaactaataaataaaacaaatatataattttttgaaAAAAGAAATAGTTTGGAAAAGATTGCAAGTTTCAAACTTTTTTAATGTTAGCGAAAATTTGTAGAGTTGATAAGCCATGTTTGTGATTTCTCAATGAATAAAAGTTTGGTGAAGATGAAAGTTTGGATCTTtttaattttctacttgattatttgattttatgTAGTGTTAATAAACTTTATATAAAGATTTATGAAACTATTTTACAAAATATCATTTCTCAATATTAGGTAGAAATTAGTTTAGGTGAGATTTTGAgatatttttgtgacaaaaatacaaaggttggattattattgtttaagttaaaaggttgggttatttCTGGAAGACATATCAAAGGTTgagttatttttgttaaatttaccTAATATAATTTCTCGGGTCAGAGTATTTGTCCGTAGTTCATGTTATTGAGTCAATACAACCGCTTGCAGTTTCCACTTAAGCCATCTAAATAAGCTGACTAAGCAAAATTTAACGCCCTCGTTTGTTAAAGTGTAATCCTGATACAAGACCACaaaaaaatatgataaaaaaTTGAGCCGAGTACAACACAATTCCAGTACAACTGGAGATGTATCATTTCTTTATTTTGATGCAAGACCTAGCAAAATACGCCACTGTCTCGAAGGCAATGTTCTACATTTCTATGCAACACATTGGGGTCAGATTCGGGTAAAAGCAGCCTCAGCTTACCCTAACTCAGACAGTTTTGGCCATTCAAAATCTGAGTCCATTTTCTGAAAATTAACTAGTTACGGAATTACCTAAAGGAGAACCAATAACCCACCTCTTTCAgattatttgtttttgtattaAGTCTGAACTGTCACATGATATGCAGAAACATAGGATATGTAAATAAGAACCAACCTGGACGAGTTGAGGACCTGCTAACTTCAGAAAAGTGGCATTTGTTTGTGCTGCACATGCTCGTGCCATGAGCGTTTTTCCTGTGCCTGGAGGTCCATAGAGAAGAACTCCCTTTGGGGGCCGAACCCCAAGAGTCTGAAACCTCTCTTTATGTGTCATTGGTAAAACTATTGCCTCAACTAGTTCTTGAATCTGATGagtttaaacaatttgtcatatgtcatatAAGCTACATGTTTCAGACTTCCAGTCATGTAACTATGTAAGCAAACCAAAATCAATTTTACCTGTTTCTCCAAGCCTCCAATGTCGCTGTAATCCTCCGTAGGCTTTTCATCAACCTCCATGGCCTTTACCCGAGAGTCATATTCAGAAGGCAAAGTGTCAAGAATTAGATAACTGTCTTTGTTAACCCCGACTAAGTCACCCGGCTTCAGCTTATCAGGATCGACAAGTCCAACCACAGGAAGAAATATAGTCTGCAATTTAgaagaaaattaccaaaaaatgcTATGAACAACATGGTACAAAGAAGTAACATCCTTATCCTTATATTAGATGATTTACAACTAcatcaacaataacaatacaCCAGGGGTCACTGATGATTCTGTTTCTGCTCAGCCTATATTGAGAAATTTTCGTAGAGAACATATCCAGAAGTCTCAGAGAAGATAAGATTGCACACCTGTCGAGTTGATGTTTTGAGCACAACACAGTTCCCCTTCCGTTGTGAATTTAGATCAATATTAGCTCCATCTTCTTCAGCTTCATCTTCAGGGTTCATCTCCAGTATCTTCATTCACAAAATAAAAAGGAAGAGAAACAAGCTTAGTTAATAACTTCTCCAAAAAGCACCCAGAGTGGATACTGGATATTACATACTTGGTACATCAAgacaaaagaaaataagaaaCTACGATATAGGTTAAACAATGATAATTTCGGATATAACTCTAAACTTGTACAATTGTGTCCATCCCGAGAACAATTACCGCAAGGGATCGACATAACAGACCGCCTGATGTTATGTATGAACTCTAAGTAGCCCCGCAAATATATGCATACATTTTAATAAAACAAAAGATTTCACTTTCAAATATACATTCCATACTGAAAACATAAATCCAATTTTAGTCATGTGTTAAATAAAACCAAAGATTACACACAACTTTTTGTGTTTAACGTTTTGGTTGTTTCACCTTGATTGTTTTTTTCTTATATCCCCAGTTCCCCACACATCCACCCAGCACAGACCACAGGATACACAACTATAATTCCCACCCACCCATGATCACACTACTTTTTGGGTTGTTCCGccttgattgtttttttttttttttttttttttttttttgtatcccTAATTCCCCACACATCCAACTAGCACACTACTATCAAGTGTATCCCTATCGCCACGGGCTAATGTTTTTAACTTTCTTTCACTTCCCTTTGTATTCCCTTTGTTGAGTCCTCCACAGCGGGCCTATAGAATTAGGTGCAAGAGACCGGCacacaagcaagtgatgttcCATCATAAAACCAATTGGTGATAGGAGGAGTAGCCCACTTACCTTATAAGCTAGTCACTTTAATATttttctaccgatgtgggacaatgccCCCCACACACATATGGGAAGAGACCTCAACACCCCCTTGAATTTGAAGTTCCACTCTAAATCCTGGTGTTCAAGCGAAAGCGATAGCGAATGCAGTGctattttttctcttttcttgacGGCTTTAAGTGACAGCCAAACCAGGTCACATACACCATACAAATTGTTCAAACAACAACGATCAAGCAAACACTCACTTCTTAGTTTCTTAGATAATGTGCTAAATAACTTAAATCATTTCTTGCAGATAACGGAACCATACGAGTGCAACATCAGTTTCAAACAAACCTAACTTCGTCAtttttttacctttgtttttggcaaagaccaaggaaagaggagagtaCCCAATTATTTGATGACAAGTTGACCAAATTGACTATGgaggatcaaattgttcatcaaaagaataagtaaacaaatgactaggACGGAGGAAGTAATTTGCAGCAACTAAAATAAGTCACAAACATCTCAAATACACGCAAGAAGCAATCATTTTTCAGCGAAATTAAACCCTAGAAGTGCAACAATTTCATACAAACTAATTTAATTACTCGCCAAAACCGTAAAACGAGAAAATTAAGAAAATTAATACCTCAACGATATTTCCAACAAGGTAAGGAAGTTGTTTATTAAGCTTAATCTTCTCTTGATTCTCCTTAATCTTATCCTTGAATGAATCCAATTCCAGCGTCGACCTCCGCGCCTCGTCCTATTTTCAATCAAAAAACGTCAGAAAAATACCCAATTAAGTAAAtacaatttcgaaaccctaaaaattagATATCGTCAACTTCAGAAAGAGCAATTAGAACTTTAGAAGGAGAAGAGGAAAAGACCTTAAGAATGCGAATCTGGTTATCGAGAATCCGCGAAGAACGAACAACGTCTTCGGTAGATAAGTGGGATAATTGATCTTCGTCTTCAACCATCGGCGTCGCCATTGTTGTTGAGAAAGAAGCGATGGAGAAAAAGAGGAATTTTGCAGAGAAGAAGTGATAACAGAGGGCTTATGGAGTAGAGAACTAGACAGAGTGTTGcgcaagaaaagaaaaaaaatacggATCAATTAACCCGGGACCCGAGTATACGGTAGACGAGAGAGTGCACACAATTTTATACTGATGCACTCCGTCGTTTCTACTATAAAGAGTATAAACGGGTACGGATTCTTTTCATTTCCGGGAAAGAAATGAACATATATACAAGGAAAATTTCCACTTTGGTGCCCTGAGGTTTGGGCTAATTCCACTTTAGTGCCTTGAGGTTTGCATAATTTTACTTTAGTGTCCTGAGTTTTGGACTACCTCCCACTTTAGTAACCTAAGttttaaataaaattttattttggttacctaaaacatgtaaatagtcaacttttattttaattaattatatttttagTAAATTAAAGTGCAAAATTAGATATTATATTACGTATAAAAtagaataatcaacataataatgCAAAAAAGCTTGATTTATTATGttcaaaatattatttttagtaTAAAATATTAAAAATGTTATGTATAGATCATCAAAGTGGGAAGTAGTTCAAATCTCAGGACACTaaagtggaattatgcaaaaCTCAGGGCACCAAAGCAGAATTAGGCCAAACCTCAGGGCACCAAAGTGGAAATAATCCtatatacaatataattaaaaggttaatgtgacatgacaaattaaatgtgacatggcaataTCATAATCCACATATTATCAATTTATACAATATAATTTAAAAGATCACATAAAACATTAAATTTTATTCCATGAGTCATTTTTACAATTAATTTGTATTTTGTATTTGATTATATAATATTTGCTTAGTGACAAATTACAATACAATAGTGACGTCTTGACGGATAATTCTTACTAAAAAAACATACATTGAATGATAATTGAGTTAGTACCCCACCAAGAAAagtaaaagcctatttggggagatgaatataaattataaataattttcTATAATAAAAAAATTACCACATGATGAACACCGAAACTCTGACTATTTCTAATATAACACTGTTTATTTTGAATTATACCATTACAAGTAACTAAATTACCCTACAAagtaatatttacaaatttttgGGATCAACTTAAAAATAGTAGAAGTATTTGTGacttaaaaattgagaaaatattGCGGTCATACAAAAGAACGGTCTCACAAAAAAAGATTATCTTTATGTAGAATTtagaacataatcaacacaaatatTTATGTCATGATAATGAAAAAAATAaggctcaaaagtcatgaactttGCTCTATATTTATGCCTATATttaatttgataataatgaaaaaggatgttcaaaagtgataaaaaatatcctcaatttttttatatttttgatGGATGATAAAATTTgtgagacaaaaaaaaaatctaaaacattaaatgcaaatagcataacaaacattaaaATTTGGCCCTTTTAATTTctagataaattaaacaacaattaaaaatcaaacaaaattcatactaaatttcAAATTTCTACTTTATTGTTAGAGTATTCTAAGCAACagataaatatcacataattctaattttacgccgtttataaaataataaagaatttgtaAAGATTAAGAGCAAATAATAAaatacttaacattaaacattgacCTTTTAGTTTTTCAAACTAGAATAGGTTAAACGACAAATAAAAATTTGTATCACTCTAATTTCAAACTATTTATATGTGCAATTCCCTCTTAAATCTTATtgcaataaacttgctcaatttcatTAATTGGATACATATATAAATCTataaatatatttataaataaaaaaacaagGCAAAATATCTACCATCTTTTAATTTCGTAAGATAACTCCCTAAACAGTTCTCATGCAAtgtggattttgtaaaaaaaaaaaataaagaaaaaaaaataaagcaaaccttttacatttcatttctccttactctatatttatgtctatattaaatttgttaataatgaaaaagaatgctcaaaagtcataaaacttTGCCACATAttaatttatataataaatttgataataataaaaaaagacgccaaaagtcataaaacgcatcctcaTTTGGCTATAAATGTGTGATGAAATAcaacatttgtgagccaaaaTAAGCCAATATCTTTTTGCCCCCATCGCCAAAAGAATTGTAAGTATGTGTCAATAATCTTTCTTATCATGTTATCAacatcaaggtaagtgtattaaggttttaaattaataatttatttatttatttttaagttccattggttatgaagtattcttcacatttttaaccttCTCATATATGTTGTTTTGTTCCATTTAGGGGCTATTAAGATTTGTGAAATTGTGCTATTCAAAAGTAAATACACTTACATCTTTATGATTCAATGCCCTCCTTTTTTCATTATTTACgggaaaacttaaattaataacgataaggttaatattaTATAAATCAAATTCCGTCATATTGTTTGTTATTAATCACTTAgtgtttttttttgtagggatatttcattggagaaagaagactatatgaagaAGAAAATACTAGAATTGCATAAATAAATACTCCTTCCGTTCCActcaatactatattataaactaactaTAAAATTGACAACACAAATTGAATATgaatgactaattgtttttaggttcataattttttttttaggatTTCAGACACTTTTAAAAGtatgttttatttgggtatgtgttgcttttttattcatcattttgcCTTTAAATAATAGCTCTCATAGAATGAATTTGGAGttgcgaggatctcaatcttatCAACAAGTTGGACAAAAAAATCCTATGACATAGATATTggctaaatgtaaattattatctAATATTTATGCATACATGTCACATTATCTGTCTAATGTATATATAcaaagggtttttctaacgtgtgccctaagggcacacattaataacccATATATGGTAAGTTTAACAATATATtctcattttatcatttatgcaaaaatttaaaatttaggatttttgaCAAATTGATATAGATGATATACTAAGACTAGCATTTATTAAATTTCATAACTATGTTActataaaataatataatttatgaGAATTAAAATATTGAGAAGATAAAAAACCCTATAATCATATATGTTTTAAGCTCCTTACATTATGATATTTATCATtctcaaaaaaagaaagaaaaaaaagagaaaataattcaacattatgcattaaTTTGCTCTTTCATCTGcacttactaactttatttatccTAAATGACCAAGGGACGTTCAAACTTTCACATAGAAATTTTAGTAcaaaatctatacaatctaattaaaacgcaaccataaccatttaattttttttttacatggGTGCCATGAATTACTgaactcattgatgatttgaaggtatttttttgttttttttaaagccacatgttattagtatattaatcaaaacaaCAACTAAATTACAATATATAGTttagttgtcaaagaaataaggcgTAAACTAACTAAAttttatgtatttcaagactaCATTTTTTAAATGGATGAACTAATTGCTcggacaaatataaacaatacgataaaaataacaaaactaaaacagataaacccgtgaatttcacgggtcacaaacctagttaatTTTTATAAACGGTTCTAATTAAATCTTGTAATGATTTCATGGTTGTAATTGTTTTATAAAACTAATGTTTTAATGAATCCATTTTTAAAATAATGCTAAAAAATAAAGTATTTGtcgttttgagtcggttttgaaaGTATTTGTCAAAATAGTATCCACATAGGCTCGGGttttcaaaacctaaaacacGGAGTAAACACGCCATATGGAATGGCGTGTTTGAAGTTACCAAAAAGGTCAATAGCGAAATAAACTAGGAAGCCAAACACGCCACACGGAACGACACGTATACTTGAGGAGACATGCCATTGATAGTGGCGTGGCTCATGGATAAAAAATTTTCAATTGAAAACAGTACATGGTACTGTAACATTTATGCCAATCAACCATCCTCCTTGTCCTCCCTACCTCACACAACTTAAGCCTGCTGTCGTTGATGGTGGTATGATGTGACACGAACCCGGCGTTTCTAGGTTGTATGCGAGCAGATGCAAGTGGTGGTTACCTGGTTGTTCACCGGAGATGCATCGGATGGAGGTGGTGGTCTGAGTTCGGTGATGATATGGTGCGAGATGTGTCGGTTTCGGCACGGAGGACGGAGGTACGTTGGTGGTGGAATTATAATAGCTGCTGCTATGAAATCGAGGTAGGCCAAATCGATCACCATTTTCACAAATCAAAGTACCACCGCCACAAATCAAAATATCACGGCAACCATCATTCTCTATTTCGTACCTCTACCTTTCCATAAATCAACCACACCAAGTTGATGCTGGTTCGAACTGGTGATTGATATCGATTGGTGCATAATAATGAGTTTGGTGATCCGAAAATGGCAAGAGGAGAAcaggtggtggtggtcgtggttgATTTAGGGGCGGGGCCATGGTGGCTCGATTGCGGTGACGGTGAGTTATGGAAGGTAGAATTGGAAGAAGCCAAAAGAGGTGTATGATGGTATGTATTGAAGAGGACTTAGGAatggttgattttgtggtggagCAAATTGGCTATGACTATGGTGTAGGATGGTGTCTATTGAGGAGGACTTGGAATGGAGGCTGAAACATTGAAGCAAAGGTAAAAAGGGGTAGGTAAATGGCTGGCAGACGGCGTATGATTTCTCGGTATAAAGACACACCCTTTCAAATAGCGTGTCTATTTCAATAGACCCGCCATTGTTAATGGCGTGTCTGGACTTCCTAATTTCTTTTGATACGGACTTTCTTAGTAACGTCAAACACGCCACTGTCAATGGCGTGTTTACTCCgtgttttaggttttgcaaactcgaacctacgtggacaccattttgacaaatattttcagaACCAACCCAAAAcgataaatactccctccataccagaccaatggtaacacttacctaatactGTCGTActacaccaatggtaacatgctATAAATGGGCTTTTTTTCCCAATAATACCCTTATATCCTTCTTATATTTACACAAATGCCAAGTAGTGGACCTCTAACCAACCCAACATTAATCCTTATTATATTCAACTTACTTTTCATATTTGCCCCTActtttaccttttttttcttaaaaatctcattttttaccatgttaccaatggtctggtatggagggagtactttttttTTGGGTGAAATGTAAGTTTCCATTAAGCTCAAACAAGGCTATTACAACCTATCCAATTTGCATACAAAACAATTTCATAGAACTAAAGTTCTACTTACATAAACCAGTATTACTCAACCAAATTCTATCAATACCCAGAATCTGATTGCTAACTGCATCTACCCTCATTTTTACAACCTGTTGAAGTTGTTTAACAACTACATCAGGATGCAAGAGGACCTGCTCACAACGCACTCGATTTCGCTGCTTCCAGATATAATAATAACAAGACATAAACGAGTAGAGGAGTACACCCTTCTTAGCTTGAGACCACTTATGTTGCCATACCCATTGCAAGACATCTCCACTTGGTAAAGATATCTTGCATAGTTTTGCCATCCCCATAAGGATACGCCTGCTATACAAGCACTCCACAAACAGATGCTTATGAGATTCAGAGGCATTGCCACaaaataaacatgtatcatcctGACAAATACCTAGAGCAAATAACTTTTCTTTAACCTGCATTGCCTCTCTAGCCATTAACCAACCCATAAATCTGTGCTTAGGCACAGTCCAAGAATGACAGATGAACTTATTCCAAGCCCACAGCCTGAAATCTTGTTCTCAACAGATCATAGCCACTGCACACTGTATATCCTCTAGTATCCAGAGACCACTGTCCCTGAGCATATCCTGAACTAAGTTTGTCTTTAGCTCGACAAACATTCTTCCAACCCCAGCTAACATCACCCCTGGGGTTATAATCAGTCCAGCTCTCATTCTTTAAGTAAACTTGGTTGATCCATTTAACCCAAAGCTTATCAGGGCTACAATAAATCCACCAAACTAACTTACCCACTGCTGCAATATTCCACACTAAACTATCTTTGATACCTAGACCACCTTCTTCCTTAGGAGAGCAAACATTGTTCCAGCTAACAAGAGGAACTCTCATAAACTCCACTTTACCATCCCCCAAGAAGTTCCTGCAGATAGCATTAATCCTCTTCAGGACTCCCTTAGGGATAATAAAAATGCTCATCCAGTAGTTATACAAGGTTGTAAGGacaaaattaatcaacacaagtCTTCCTGCATAAGATAAGTGTCTTGTCCCAAACTTTGTAATTCTAGCAATCACCTTCTCAACAAGAACTTGACTTTGAGCCTTTGTTAGTCTACCTGCAGTAATAGGAACTCCCAGATATTTAAAAGGGAGCTCCCCTTCATGGAAACCAGAAACAAGTAGAATCTCATCCTTTACCCAACCTGGAACCCCTCTGAAATATGCACTGGTTTTGGAAGAGCTCATTTGCAGACCTGAAGCTTTGTAAAAGGTGGCAAAAGCTCTTAATAAAACCATAATAGACCCCACATCCCCCTTACTAAACAATAgtaaatcatcagcaaacatcaaatTTGATAATTTAAGCTTACCACACATAGGGTGAAACTTGAAGGGTATATTCTCAGTAACAAAAGCCAACACTCTACTAAGATATTCCATAGCAATGGTAAACAGAAGGGGGGACAAGGGGTCCCCTTGTCTGAGTCCCTTTTTCCCCATAAAGAAACCAAATATATCACCATTGAGTACTAAAGAGTAGCTGGCACTTCTAACACACTCCATTAGAAGGGCAATGAACTGTGTAGGGAAATTTAAAGCACCCAGCATCTGTTCTAAGAACTCCCAACTAACAGAGTCATATGCTTTCTTCAAGTCAACTTTCAGAAGGAACCTAGGTGAAATAGTTTTCCTGTTTTAAAGCCTCACTATATCCTGGCAGATCAGGATATTTTCCACAATGCTCTTCCCTTAACAAAACCTCCTTGATTGTCACTTATCATATCAGGCAAGACCTCAGATAATCTGCTACATAGCAACTTAGAAATACACTTATAAAGCACATTGCAACATGAGATGGGTCTGAACTGTGTTACATTCTGAGGTAATGCACACTTAGGGATGGGTAATAAGGGCATGATTCAGCTGCTTTAATAGTTTTCCAGACTGGAAGAAATCTTGTATTGCAGTGCACACTGAGTCCCCCACCACATCCCAAGCATCTTTAAAGAAGGCACTGGAATAGCCATCAGGGCGTGCAGCCTTGTGACTAGGAATTGAAAACATGACCTTTTTAATCTCTTCTTTAGACACAGGAGCAAAGAGCAAAGAGTGATGTTCACTAGCACACCTCTTCCCCAATTTAACAACAGAAGAGCTAATATTTAAAACAGGCTCAGATATACCAATAAGATTCTTATAAAACTCCAAGAAAGCCTCCTGAATATGCTTTGGATCATCACAGCACTTCCCCTTAATATCATCAATTCTGATAACCTTATTCCTGGACTGTCTTCCTtttataatattatgaaaatacTTAGTATTATCATCTCTCATATCCACCCAAATAGCCTTAAACTTTTGAAGTAAGAATGCACCACAGGCTTTCTCCAGGAATCTAACACTAGCCAAAGCTTCAATTTCTTGGTTAAGAAGGTTAGGGTTTAAAGGGTCATCTCTGAGTT from Silene latifolia isolate original U9 population chromosome 5, ASM4854445v1, whole genome shotgun sequence encodes the following:
- the LOC141655538 gene encoding uncharacterized protein LOC141655538, which codes for MGWLMAREAMQVKEKLFALGICQDDTCLFCGNASESHKHLFVECLYSRRILMGMAKLCKISLPSGDVLQWVWQHKWSQAKKGVLLYSFMSCYYYIWKQRNRVRCEQVLLHPDVVVKQLQQVVKMRVDAVSNQILGIDRIWLSNTGLCK
- the LOC141657561 gene encoding 26S proteasome regulatory subunit 6A homolog produces the protein MATPMVEDEDQLSHLSTEDVVRSSRILDNQIRILKDEARRSTLELDSFKDKIKENQEKIKLNKQLPYLVGNIVEILEMNPEDEAEEDGANIDLNSQRKGNCVVLKTSTRQTIFLPVVGLVDPDKLKPGDLVGVNKDSYLILDTLPSEYDSRVKAMEVDEKPTEDYSDIGGLEKQIQELVEAIVLPMTHKERFQTLGVRPPKGVLLYGPPGTGKTLMARACAAQTNATFLKLAGPQLVQMFIGDGAKLVRDAFQLAKEKAPCIIFIDEIDAIGTKRFDSEVNGDREVQRTMLELLNQLDGFSSDERIKVIAATNRADILDPALMRSGRLDRKIEFPHPTEEARARILQIHSRKMNVHPDVNFEELARSTDDFNGAQLKAVCVEAGMLALRRDATEVNHEDFNEGIIQVQAKKKASLNYYA
- the LOC141655539 gene encoding uncharacterized protein LOC141655539, whose amino-acid sequence is MDDFQQCVNECGVSDCPAIGSLYTWTNKQEPASTVFSRLDRMLVNDEWLKDNPLAYAHFYSEGVFDHTPCVVQDQNNMEKPRRAFKYYNMWSQALEFKDCVRQVWSQNVPGTSMFKVIKKLKALKWPLKQLNKDNFDDVVNNKTRATMYLDYIQDKLRDDPLNPNLLNQEIEALASVRFLEKACGAFLLQKFKAIWVDMRDDNTKYFHNIIKGRQSRNKVIRIDDIKGKCCDDPKHIQEAFLEFYKNLIGISEPVLNISSSVVKLGKRCASEHHSLLFAPVSKEEIKKVMFSIPSHKAARPDGYSSAFFKDAWDVVGDSVCTAIQDFFQSGKLLKQLNHALITHP